One segment of Primulina tabacum isolate GXHZ01 chromosome 6, ASM2559414v2, whole genome shotgun sequence DNA contains the following:
- the LOC142549558 gene encoding histone deacetylase 14, chloroplastic isoform X2, with amino-acid sequence MENYVAYERKHCSRKHGSFTFCLSSENVPSVPSKAELLSGKVIYSVAPAMGHNKDAHPECNSRVPAITTTLATMGLTPEFRSSEIIELRKFSPASSDDIASVHERAYVSGLEKAMAQASEQGLILIEGSGPTYATSTTFQESLLAAGAGLSIVDAVVAASKISEDPPVGFALVRPPGHHAVPTGPMGFCVFGNVAIAARYAQRAHGLKRVFIIDFDVHHGNGTNDAFYDDPDIFFLSTHQDGSYPGTGRINQIGRGDGKGSTLNLPLPGGSGDIAMRTVFDEVVVLCAQRFKPDIILVSAGYDAHVLDPLASLQFTTGTYYMLASSIKQLAKDLCRGRCVFFLEGGYNLSSLSHSVADSFRAFLGEPSRASEFDNPAFLYEEPLKKVKEAIQKVKSIHSL; translated from the exons ATGGAGAACTATGTGGCATATGAAAGGAAACATTGTTCGCGAAAACATGGGAGTTTCACTTTTTGTTTGAGTTCGGAGAATGTTCCTTCTGTACCTTCGAAAGCGGAGTTGCTCAGTGGCAAAGTGATATATTCAGTTGCTCCTGCCATGGGCCATAACAAG GATGCTCACCCTGAATGTAATTCTAGAGTTCCTGCGATAACCACCACGCTTGCAACCATGGGGTTGACTCCAGAG TTCAGGAGCTCAGAGATCATAGAACTTCGAAAATTCAGCCCTGCTAGTTCCGATGATATAGCTAGTGTTCATGAAAGGGCTTATGTATCTGGACTTGAGAAG GCCATGGCGCAAGCCTCTGAGCAAGGGCTCATTTTGATTGAAGGCTCTGGACCAACTTATGCTACCTCCACG ACCTTCCAGGAGTCCTTATTGGCAGCTGGAGCTGGACTTTCAATAGTGGATGCAGTG GTAGCCGCATCAAAGATCAGTGAAGATCCTCCAGTTGGTTTTGCTTTGGTCCGGCCACCGGGTCATCATGCTGTTCCAACAGGACCCATGGGATTTTGTGTTTTCGGAAATGTGGCAATTGCCGCTCGATATGCGCAGCGTGCTCATGGGTTGAAGCGTGTGTTTATCATTGATTTTGATGTGCACCACGGGAATGGAACCAATGACGCCTTCTACGACGACCCTGACATATTTTTTCTTTCAACCCACCAA GATGGGAGCTATCCAGGTACCGGCAGAATAAACCAGATAGGCCGTGGAGATGGCAAAGGATCGACACTAAATCTTCCTTTACCCGGAGGATCAGGTGATATAGCCATGCGAACTGTCTTTGATGAAGTTGTGGTCCTTTGTGCTCAGAGGTTCAAGCCAGATATAATTCTCGTTTCAGCTGG ATACGACGCTCATGTGTTGGATCCACTAGCCAGTCTGCAGTTTACAACAGGGACATATTACATGCTAGCCTCAAGCATCAAGCAACTCGCGAAAGATTTGTGCAGAGGCCGGTGTGTGTTTTTCTTAGAGGGAGGTTACAACCTGAGTTCTCTTTCTCATTCTGTTGCTGACTCATTTCGCGCGTTTCTTGGGGAACCGAGCAGGGCTTCAGAGTTTGACAACCCTGCATTCCTGTATGAAGAACCTTTGAAAAAGGTGAAGGAAGCAATTCAGAAAGTCAAGAGCATTCATTCTCTGTGA
- the LOC142549558 gene encoding histone deacetylase 14, chloroplastic isoform X1: protein MELRLFSTPSSCAGDVFSGFRNRIIRWNKNHFYAFNSNNVYMENYVAYERKHCSRKHGSFTFCLSSENVPSVPSKAELLSGKVIYSVAPAMGHNKDAHPECNSRVPAITTTLATMGLTPEFRSSEIIELRKFSPASSDDIASVHERAYVSGLEKAMAQASEQGLILIEGSGPTYATSTTFQESLLAAGAGLSIVDAVVAASKISEDPPVGFALVRPPGHHAVPTGPMGFCVFGNVAIAARYAQRAHGLKRVFIIDFDVHHGNGTNDAFYDDPDIFFLSTHQDGSYPGTGRINQIGRGDGKGSTLNLPLPGGSGDIAMRTVFDEVVVLCAQRFKPDIILVSAGYDAHVLDPLASLQFTTGTYYMLASSIKQLAKDLCRGRCVFFLEGGYNLSSLSHSVADSFRAFLGEPSRASEFDNPAFLYEEPLKKVKEAIQKVKSIHSL, encoded by the exons ATGGAGCTTCGCTTATTCTCCACGCCTTCGTCTTGTGCTG GCGATGTATTCTCGGGGTTCAGGAATCGCATAATTAGGTGGAATAAGAATCACTTCTATGCTTTTAATAGCAATAATGTATACATGGAGAACTATGTGGCATATGAAAGGAAACATTGTTCGCGAAAACATGGGAGTTTCACTTTTTGTTTGAGTTCGGAGAATGTTCCTTCTGTACCTTCGAAAGCGGAGTTGCTCAGTGGCAAAGTGATATATTCAGTTGCTCCTGCCATGGGCCATAACAAG GATGCTCACCCTGAATGTAATTCTAGAGTTCCTGCGATAACCACCACGCTTGCAACCATGGGGTTGACTCCAGAG TTCAGGAGCTCAGAGATCATAGAACTTCGAAAATTCAGCCCTGCTAGTTCCGATGATATAGCTAGTGTTCATGAAAGGGCTTATGTATCTGGACTTGAGAAG GCCATGGCGCAAGCCTCTGAGCAAGGGCTCATTTTGATTGAAGGCTCTGGACCAACTTATGCTACCTCCACG ACCTTCCAGGAGTCCTTATTGGCAGCTGGAGCTGGACTTTCAATAGTGGATGCAGTG GTAGCCGCATCAAAGATCAGTGAAGATCCTCCAGTTGGTTTTGCTTTGGTCCGGCCACCGGGTCATCATGCTGTTCCAACAGGACCCATGGGATTTTGTGTTTTCGGAAATGTGGCAATTGCCGCTCGATATGCGCAGCGTGCTCATGGGTTGAAGCGTGTGTTTATCATTGATTTTGATGTGCACCACGGGAATGGAACCAATGACGCCTTCTACGACGACCCTGACATATTTTTTCTTTCAACCCACCAA GATGGGAGCTATCCAGGTACCGGCAGAATAAACCAGATAGGCCGTGGAGATGGCAAAGGATCGACACTAAATCTTCCTTTACCCGGAGGATCAGGTGATATAGCCATGCGAACTGTCTTTGATGAAGTTGTGGTCCTTTGTGCTCAGAGGTTCAAGCCAGATATAATTCTCGTTTCAGCTGG ATACGACGCTCATGTGTTGGATCCACTAGCCAGTCTGCAGTTTACAACAGGGACATATTACATGCTAGCCTCAAGCATCAAGCAACTCGCGAAAGATTTGTGCAGAGGCCGGTGTGTGTTTTTCTTAGAGGGAGGTTACAACCTGAGTTCTCTTTCTCATTCTGTTGCTGACTCATTTCGCGCGTTTCTTGGGGAACCGAGCAGGGCTTCAGAGTTTGACAACCCTGCATTCCTGTATGAAGAACCTTTGAAAAAGGTGAAGGAAGCAATTCAGAAAGTCAAGAGCATTCATTCTCTGTGA
- the LOC142549557 gene encoding 2-oxoisovalerate dehydrogenase subunit alpha 2, mitochondrial-like isoform X1: MAFYVSKSGKYMRHFNQKIGLQAMINLISRAACSSHEHYSVSENSRITLLPCNRPTLFISRRFESIKPDKQLDYLDDRGGSQVLNFPGGIVKFTQELKFLSESTERVPCYRVLDDRGQLLSNDCVQIDKNIAVKMYKDMVMLQTMDSTFYEAQRQGRISFYVTSIGEEAINISSAAALTMDDFVFPQYREAGVLLWRGFTLQDFANQCFGNKFDNGKGRQMPAHYGSKKHNYITVASTVGTQVLHAVGAAYALKMDGKDACTITYFGDGGSSTGDFHAALNFAAVVEAPVIFFCRNNGWAISTPVSDQFRSDGIVVRGQAYGVRSIRVDGNDALAVFNAVHVARKMAINESRPVLIEALTYRAGHHSTSDDSSKYRPIREIEWWRLAQDPVARFRKWLEGDGWWDSQAESELREATRKEVLHAIQVAEKIEKPGLEEMFSDVYDVPPSNLYYQEKSLRETVEKHQKDYPPDFPY; the protein is encoded by the exons ATGGCGTtttatgtatcaaaatctgggAAATATATGCGCCATTTCAATCAAAAAATTGGTCTTCAGGCCATGATCAACCTCATTTCTCGGGCTGCTTGTTCTTCCCACGAACATTATTCTGTATCTGAAAACAGCAGAATCACGTTATTACCCTGTAATAGGCCAACCCTTTTCATTTCTCGCCGTTTTGAGTCGATTAAACCCGATAAGCAATTGGATTACTTGGATGATAGAGGTGGTTCTCAG GTTCTGAATTTCCCTGGAGGAATAGTTAAATTCACCCAAGAATTGAAATTTCTATCCGAATCAACAGAGAGGGTTCCCTGCTACCGTGTTCTTGATGACAGAGGGCAGCTATTAAGCAACGATTGTGTACAG ATTGATAAGAACATTGCTgtgaagatgtacaaagacatGGTTATGCTTCAAACAATGGACTCTACCTTCTATGAAGCTCAAAGACAGGGAAGAATATCATTTTATGTCACTTCCATTGGAGAAGAGGCCATTAACATTTCATCTGCAGCTGCACTTACAATGGATGATTTTGTCTTTCCTCAg TATAGGGAGGCCGGGGTTCTGCTCTGGAGGGGATTTACACTACAAGATTTCGCTAACCAATGTTTTGGAAACAAATTCGACAATGGAAAAGGCAGGCAGATGCCAGCACATTATGGATCCAAGAAGCACAATTATATCACTGTTGCTTCAACAGTTGG TACTCAAGTTCTCCATGCTGTTGGTGCTGCTTATGCTCTAAAGATGGACGGAAAAGACGCATGCACTATAACTTATTTTGGAGACGGAGGCTCTAGTACG GGAGATTTCCATGCTGCGTTAAATTTTGCTGCCGTCGTGGAGGCTCCAGTCATATTTTTCTGCCGAAACAATGGATGGGCTATCAGCACCCCAGTTAGCGATCAGTTTCGAA GTGATGGGATAGTGGTCAGAGGTCAAGCATATGGAGTACGTAGCATTCGAGTTGATGGTAATGATGCCCTTGCTGTGTTCAATGCTGTTCATGTTGCTCGCAAAATGGCAATTAATGAATCCAGGCCAGTTTTAATCGAG GCCCTCACGTACCGAGCAGGACACCACTCCACGTCTGACGATTCTTCCAAATATCGCCCTATTAGAGAGATAGAATGGTGGAGATTAGCTCAAGATCCAGTGGCAAGGTTTCGAAAATGGCTTGAAGGAGATGGCTGGTGGGATTCTCAAGCTGAGTCCGAATTACGGGAGGCTACTCGGAAGGAG GTGTTGCATGCAATTCAAGTTGCAGAGAAGATTGAGAAACCAGGTTTAGAAGAAATGTTCTCAGATGTGTATGATGTTCCACCTTCAAACCTCTATTACCAAGAAAAATCGCTTCGAGAGACGGTCGAAAAGCATCAGAAGGACTATCCTCCTGATTTTCCATATTAG
- the LOC142549556 gene encoding sugar transport protein 8-like: protein MDSFLLKFFPVVYEKKHRAKEDNYCKYDNQMLQLFTSSLYLAAVVCSFFASFCCKKFGRKRTMQMAAFFFFVGVVLNAVAVNIPMLNAGRLCLGAGIGFGNQAVPLFISEIAPAKYRGGLNICFQMLITVGILIANVVNFLTSKMHTYGWRISLGGAAFPAIFLGFGSLLIVETPTSLIERGKTEEGLRVLKKIRSVEDVQEEYAEIFRATEAAKKIKNPFKNLFKRSSIPQLFCGTILQVFQQFTGINVIMFYAPVLFQTMGLGSDASLLSAVVTGSINSVSTLVAIFGVDRFGRRALLIEAAIQMLISQCITGLILAMQLGSTNAISKSYAYIVMALICFFVSGFAWSWGPLGWLIPSEIFPLETRTAGFFFAVSANMICTFIIAQAFLTMLCHMRWSIFFFFAAWIVVMGCFAKFLLPESKGIPIDEMNEIMRECGRNTGSGVGSSRMNEVTNLVWRRNSSYKLPKKKFELLHFLP, encoded by the exons ATGGATAGCTTCTTGCTGAAATTCTTCCCCGTCGTGTACGAAAAGAAGCACAGAGCAAAAGAAGATAACTACTGCAAATATGACAATCAGATGCTCCAACTCTTCACATCGTCACTGTACTTAGCAGCGGTGGTGTGCAGCTTCTTCGCGTCGTTTTGCTGCAAAAAGTTCGGGCGGAAGCGCACTATGCAGATGGCCGCGTTCTTCTTTTTTGTCGGAGTCGTCCTCAACGCCGTCGCCGTCAATATCCCTATGCTCAACGCTGGTCGCCTTTGTCTAGGTGCTGGAATTGGGTTTGGAAATCAG GCAGTGCCACTGTTTATATCAGAAATTGCACCAGCAAAGTACAGAGGAGGCCTAAACATATGCTTCCAAATGCTAATCACAGTAGGCATTTTAATAGCAAATGTTGTCAACTTTTTGACATCCAAAATGCATACTTATGGCTGGAGGATATCACTCGGTGGTGCTGCATTCCCGGCCATTTTCCTCGGCTTCGGATCCCTTCTCATTGTCGAAACGCCCACTAGCCTGATCGAGCGTGGCAAAACGGAGGAGGGTTTAAGGGTACTCAAGAAAATCCGAAGCGTAGAAGACGTCCAAGAAGAGTATGCTGAAATCTTTCGTGCCACAGAGGCTGCGAAAAAGATCAAGAACCCTTTTAAAAACTTGTTTAAAAGATCCAGTATTCCTCAACTTTTCTGTGGAACAATACTGCAAGTCTTCCAGCAGTTTACGGGCATCAATGTGATCATGTTTTATGCCCCTGTGTTGTTTCAAACAATGGGGCTCGGGTCAGATGCTTCGTTATTATCAGCTGTGGTTACCGGTTCTATCAATTCGGTGTCCACTTTGGTTGCAATATTCGGTGTTGATAGGTTTGGAAGAAGGGCTCTACTCATCGAGGCTGCAATCCAAATGCTTATTTCTCAG TGTATAACAGGACTGATTCTTGCCATGCAGTTGGGCTCAACAAATGCCATATCCAAATCTTACGCGTACATAGTAATGGCCTTGATCTGTTTCTTTGTCTCGGGTTTCGCCTGGTCGTGGGGTCCCCTCGGCTGGTTGATCCCGAGTGAGATATTCCCATTGGAGACACGGACTGCAGGCTTTTTCTTTGCAGTCAGCGCGAACATGATCTGCACATTCATAATTGCTCAAGCTTTTTTGACGATGCTTTGCCATATGAGGTGGagtatcttcttcttcttcgctGCCTGGATCGTTGTTATGGGATGTTTTGCCAAATTCTTGTTACCTGAAAGTAAAGGAATTCCCATTGATGAGATGAATGAGATTATGAGAGAGTGTGGAAGAAACACTGGTTCTGGCGTAGGTTCTTCACGGATGAACGAGGTGACCAATCTTGTGTGGAGAAGGAACTCAAGTTACAAGTTACCAAAGAAGAAGTTTGAATTACTTCATTTTTTGCCTTAA
- the LOC142549557 gene encoding 2-oxoisovalerate dehydrogenase subunit alpha 2, mitochondrial-like isoform X2, translated as MAFYVSKSGKYMRHFNQKIGLQAMINLISRAACSSHEHYSVSENSRITLLPCNRPTLFISRRFESIKPDKQLDYLDDRGGSQVLNFPGGIVKFTQELKFLSESTERVPCYRVLDDRGQLLSNDCVQIDKNIAVKMYKDMVMLQTMDSTFYEAQRQGRISFYVTSIGEEAINISSAAALTMDDFVFPQYREAGVLLWRGFTLQDFANQCFGNKFDNGKGRQMPAHYGSKKHNYITVASTVGTQVLHAVGAAYALKMDGKDACTITYFGDGGSSTGDFHAALNFAAVVEAPVIFFCRNNGWAISTPVSDQFRSDGIVVRGQAYGVRSIRVDGNDALAVFNAVHVARKMAINESRPVLIES; from the exons ATGGCGTtttatgtatcaaaatctgggAAATATATGCGCCATTTCAATCAAAAAATTGGTCTTCAGGCCATGATCAACCTCATTTCTCGGGCTGCTTGTTCTTCCCACGAACATTATTCTGTATCTGAAAACAGCAGAATCACGTTATTACCCTGTAATAGGCCAACCCTTTTCATTTCTCGCCGTTTTGAGTCGATTAAACCCGATAAGCAATTGGATTACTTGGATGATAGAGGTGGTTCTCAG GTTCTGAATTTCCCTGGAGGAATAGTTAAATTCACCCAAGAATTGAAATTTCTATCCGAATCAACAGAGAGGGTTCCCTGCTACCGTGTTCTTGATGACAGAGGGCAGCTATTAAGCAACGATTGTGTACAG ATTGATAAGAACATTGCTgtgaagatgtacaaagacatGGTTATGCTTCAAACAATGGACTCTACCTTCTATGAAGCTCAAAGACAGGGAAGAATATCATTTTATGTCACTTCCATTGGAGAAGAGGCCATTAACATTTCATCTGCAGCTGCACTTACAATGGATGATTTTGTCTTTCCTCAg TATAGGGAGGCCGGGGTTCTGCTCTGGAGGGGATTTACACTACAAGATTTCGCTAACCAATGTTTTGGAAACAAATTCGACAATGGAAAAGGCAGGCAGATGCCAGCACATTATGGATCCAAGAAGCACAATTATATCACTGTTGCTTCAACAGTTGG TACTCAAGTTCTCCATGCTGTTGGTGCTGCTTATGCTCTAAAGATGGACGGAAAAGACGCATGCACTATAACTTATTTTGGAGACGGAGGCTCTAGTACG GGAGATTTCCATGCTGCGTTAAATTTTGCTGCCGTCGTGGAGGCTCCAGTCATATTTTTCTGCCGAAACAATGGATGGGCTATCAGCACCCCAGTTAGCGATCAGTTTCGAA GTGATGGGATAGTGGTCAGAGGTCAAGCATATGGAGTACGTAGCATTCGAGTTGATGGTAATGATGCCCTTGCTGTGTTCAATGCTGTTCATGTTGCTCGCAAAATGGCAATTAATGAATCCAGGCCAGTTTTAATCGAG AGCTGA